The Chelatococcus sp. HY11 genome includes a window with the following:
- a CDS encoding pyridoxal phosphate-dependent aminotransferase produces the protein MAFLADALSRIKPSATIMLTQKARDLKATGRDVISLSVGEPDFDTPDNIKEAAIAAIRRGETKYTPVPGIVQLREAITRKFKRENELDYKPSQVIVGTGGKHVIYNAFLATLNAGDEVVIPAPYWVSYPEIVVLCGGTPVPVLTTIDNNFKLQAEDLERALTPKTKWVLLNSPSNPSGAAYSYEEMKAITDVLVRHPHVWVLTDDMYEHLVYGDFKFVTPAQVEPSLHERTLTMNGVSKAYAMTGWRIGYAAGPEHLIRAMDMVQGQQTSGACSIAQWAAVEALDGPQDHLGVFRKAFEERRALVVSMLNQARGLSCPMPEGAFYVYPSCAPLMGKTAPSGKVIETDEDFVMELLATEGVAAVHGSSFGLGPNLRISYATSIDKLEDACSRIQRFCAELR, from the coding sequence ATGGCCTTTCTTGCCGATGCTTTGTCACGCATCAAGCCGTCCGCAACCATCATGCTGACGCAGAAAGCCCGCGACCTGAAAGCGACGGGACGCGACGTGATCTCGCTCTCCGTCGGCGAGCCGGACTTCGATACGCCAGACAATATCAAGGAAGCGGCGATCGCCGCTATCCGCCGCGGCGAGACGAAGTATACGCCCGTTCCCGGCATCGTGCAGCTCCGCGAGGCGATCACGCGCAAGTTCAAGCGCGAGAACGAGCTCGACTACAAGCCTTCGCAGGTGATCGTCGGTACCGGCGGCAAGCATGTCATTTACAACGCCTTCCTCGCCACGCTGAACGCCGGCGACGAGGTCGTCATCCCGGCGCCTTACTGGGTGAGCTATCCGGAAATCGTGGTGCTCTGCGGCGGCACGCCCGTGCCTGTGCTCACCACCATCGACAACAACTTCAAGCTGCAGGCGGAAGACCTGGAGCGCGCATTGACGCCGAAGACCAAGTGGGTCCTCCTGAACTCGCCGTCCAACCCGTCAGGCGCGGCCTATTCCTATGAGGAAATGAAGGCGATTACTGACGTGCTCGTCCGCCATCCGCATGTCTGGGTCCTGACGGACGACATGTATGAGCATCTCGTCTATGGCGACTTCAAATTCGTTACGCCCGCCCAGGTCGAGCCTTCGCTGCATGAGCGCACGCTGACGATGAACGGCGTGTCGAAGGCCTATGCGATGACCGGCTGGCGCATTGGCTATGCGGCGGGGCCCGAGCATCTCATCAGGGCCATGGATATGGTGCAGGGGCAGCAGACCTCTGGCGCCTGCTCGATCGCGCAATGGGCGGCCGTTGAGGCGCTGGACGGGCCGCAGGACCATCTCGGGGTGTTCCGCAAAGCCTTCGAGGAGCGCCGCGCGCTGGTCGTATCCATGCTCAACCAGGCCCGTGGGCTGAGCTGCCCGATGCCGGAAGGCGCGTTCTATGTCTATCCGTCCTGCGCGCCGCTAATGGGCAAAACGGCGCCGTCCGGCAAGGTCATCGAAACCGACGAGGATTTCGTGATGGAACTGCTCGCGACTGAGGGTGTCGCGGCGGTGCACGGCTCCTCCTTCGGTCTCGGGCCTAACCTGCGCATCAGCTACGCCACCTCGATCGACAAGCTCGAGGATGCCTGCTCGCGTATTCAGCGCTTCTGCGCCGAGCTGCGCTGA
- a CDS encoding PQQ-dependent sugar dehydrogenase, protein MRMILCGLALLGAAFLSNAPAVAQTAPERQRLGGLTVETVARGLDHPWSVAFLPDGRMLVTERAGRLRVVGNGNATPIAGVPDVRARGQGGLLDVALDPDFATNRLIYLTYAEPREGGLGGTAVARGKLDEGATRLSDVAVIFRQEPAYSGNNHFGSRLAFASDGTLFVTLGERFDLRDKAQDLDNHLGKVVRINRDGSVPRDNPFVGRSGAKPEIWTYGHRNPQSAAINPRTNTLWTIEHGARGGDEINISKKGANYGWPVIGYGTHYSGAKIGVGTAQKGMEQPIFYWDPSIAPSGMVFYTGDRYPGWQNSLFTGALAGQMLVRLQLQGDRVIREERLLPDLGARIRDVRQGPDGLIYLLTDENDGRLLRIIPAGS, encoded by the coding sequence ATGCGAATGATCCTGTGCGGGTTGGCGCTTCTTGGCGCGGCTTTCCTGTCAAATGCCCCGGCGGTGGCTCAAACGGCTCCGGAGCGGCAGCGTCTTGGTGGCCTCACCGTCGAGACAGTCGCGCGCGGGCTCGATCATCCCTGGAGCGTTGCCTTTCTGCCGGACGGCCGCATGCTGGTGACGGAACGCGCAGGGCGCCTCCGTGTCGTCGGCAATGGCAACGCCACCCCAATAGCTGGCGTTCCGGACGTGCGGGCGCGCGGCCAGGGTGGTCTGCTCGATGTCGCGCTTGATCCGGATTTCGCGACGAATCGCCTGATCTATCTGACCTACGCCGAGCCCCGCGAAGGTGGGCTCGGAGGAACGGCTGTCGCCCGCGGCAAGCTCGACGAGGGCGCCACGCGTCTGAGTGACGTCGCGGTGATCTTCCGGCAGGAGCCCGCTTACTCCGGCAACAACCATTTCGGCTCTCGCCTAGCTTTTGCATCCGATGGCACGCTCTTCGTGACGCTCGGGGAACGCTTTGACCTTCGCGACAAGGCGCAGGATCTCGACAACCATCTCGGCAAGGTCGTGCGGATCAACCGCGACGGCAGTGTTCCCCGCGACAATCCCTTCGTAGGACGCAGTGGCGCGAAGCCCGAAATCTGGACCTACGGCCATCGCAACCCGCAGTCCGCAGCCATCAATCCCCGCACGAACACGCTTTGGACGATCGAACACGGCGCGCGCGGCGGTGATGAAATCAACATCTCCAAAAAGGGCGCCAACTACGGCTGGCCTGTCATTGGCTACGGCACCCACTACAGCGGAGCCAAGATCGGGGTGGGCACCGCGCAGAAGGGCATGGAGCAGCCGATTTTCTACTGGGATCCGTCGATCGCTCCCTCCGGCATGGTGTTCTATACCGGTGATCGCTATCCAGGCTGGCAGAACAGCCTGTTTACCGGCGCGCTCGCCGGCCAGATGCTGGTCAGGCTCCAGCTTCAGGGAGATCGTGTGATTCGCGAGGAGCGCCTGCTCCCGGATCTCGGCGCGCGCATACGCGATGTCCGACAGGGGCCGGACGGCCTCATCTATCTTCTGACCGACGAAAACGACGGGCGCCTTTTGCGAATCATCCCGGCGGGCTCTTGA
- a CDS encoding DMT family protein: MPQLFAQPSMAALVPIVLLLLSNVFMTVAWYGHLNYKSAPLWAVVLVSWGIAFFEYCLAVPANRFGSAVYSAAQLKTIQEVITLIVFAGFSVTVLKQPLTINHGIGFALIALGASFIFKSPPG, encoded by the coding sequence ATGCCACAGTTGTTCGCTCAGCCCTCCATGGCTGCCCTCGTGCCCATCGTCCTTCTTCTCCTGTCCAACGTGTTCATGACCGTCGCCTGGTACGGCCATCTCAATTACAAGTCGGCCCCGCTATGGGCCGTTGTTCTCGTCAGCTGGGGGATCGCCTTCTTCGAGTATTGTCTTGCGGTCCCGGCAAACCGCTTCGGCTCGGCGGTCTACTCGGCCGCCCAGCTCAAGACGATCCAGGAGGTCATCACCCTCATCGTGTTCGCGGGATTTTCAGTCACCGTCCTCAAGCAGCCGTTGACCATCAATCATGGCATCGGCTTCGCCCTGATCGCGCTCGGTGCGTCCTTCATCTTCAAGAGCCCGCCGGGATGA
- a CDS encoding mitochondrial fission ELM1 family protein: MILPADTTSWVVTDGKIGDEGQCLAVAEALGLTPSVRRIAPRAPFSWAMPYGPIDPREAPSRSGSPVAPPFPDILIASGRRAIAYVRHVKRASRGRTFTVILKDPRTGTGAADLIWVPAHDRLRGPNVIATLTSPHRITAERLIAARTAPPPFLAELPKPRAAVVVGGDSRHHSFTAEDIARFAGLLGDLAASDVSLMVTLSRRTSPALANAVSEVVARARGYIWDGQGENPYIALLALADSVVVTADSANMVAEAAVTGVPILVYEPSGGHRKIKALLEGLTSAGAVRPFTGRLEVGAYLPLNSTVTIADAIAAAFKRYRSNL, translated from the coding sequence GTGATTCTGCCGGCTGATACAACGTCATGGGTGGTGACGGATGGCAAGATCGGCGACGAAGGACAGTGCCTTGCGGTCGCCGAGGCGCTGGGTCTCACGCCCTCCGTTCGCCGGATAGCCCCGCGTGCCCCATTTTCCTGGGCGATGCCCTATGGACCGATCGACCCGCGTGAGGCGCCATCGCGTTCGGGAAGCCCGGTCGCCCCACCATTCCCTGACATCCTCATCGCGTCCGGTCGGCGTGCTATCGCCTATGTCCGCCATGTAAAACGCGCGTCGCGCGGCCGAACTTTCACCGTCATCCTCAAGGACCCACGGACCGGAACCGGCGCCGCCGATCTGATCTGGGTGCCGGCTCACGATCGCCTGCGCGGCCCGAATGTCATCGCCACGCTGACAAGTCCGCATCGTATCACGGCCGAGCGGCTCATCGCCGCGCGGACCGCGCCGCCGCCTTTCCTCGCGGAATTGCCGAAGCCGCGCGCGGCCGTCGTCGTGGGCGGCGATAGCCGCCACCACAGCTTCACCGCGGAAGACATCGCTCGTTTTGCGGGGCTCCTCGGCGACCTCGCAGCCTCTGACGTGTCGCTGATGGTAACGCTTTCGCGACGGACGTCCCCTGCCCTCGCCAACGCGGTGTCGGAGGTTGTGGCCCGCGCCAGGGGCTATATCTGGGATGGTCAGGGGGAGAATCCCTACATCGCCCTGCTGGCGCTCGCCGATTCGGTCGTCGTGACGGCCGATTCGGCCAACATGGTCGCGGAGGCTGCTGTCACCGGCGTGCCGATCCTGGTTTACGAGCCCTCGGGTGGCCACCGTAAGATCAAAGCGTTGCTGGAAGGCCTCACGTCGGCAGGAGCTGTGCGTCCTTTTACCGGAAGGCTTGAAGTGGGAGCATACCTGCCATTAAATTCAACCGTGACTATAGCGGATGCGATCGCTGCTGCTTTCAAGCGGTATCGTTCAAATTTGTAA
- the trxB gene encoding thioredoxin-disulfide reductase, translating into MSHTHSKVLIVGSGPAGYTAAIYAARAMLEPVLVTGLQQGGQLTITTDVENYPGFADVIQGPWLVEQMRLQAEHVGTRLINDHISAIDLSRRPFQVKGDGGDTYSADALIIATGAQARWLGLPSEHKFQGFGVSACATCDGFFFRNKSVIVIGGGNTAVEEALYLAQIAAKVTLVHRRDSLRAERILQQRLFEHPRIDVVWNSELNEIRGNEAPLNVTGVRLRNVLTGEITERETDGVFIAIGHKPASELVVGQLDLTPSGYIRTVPGSTATSVPGVFAAGDVTDEVFRQAVTAAGLGCMAALEAERWLVTGEADLRAAE; encoded by the coding sequence ATGAGCCACACGCATAGTAAAGTTTTGATCGTCGGCTCCGGGCCGGCAGGCTATACGGCTGCGATCTATGCAGCGCGGGCAATGCTTGAGCCGGTATTGGTCACAGGACTGCAGCAAGGCGGACAGCTTACGATCACGACGGATGTCGAGAACTATCCCGGTTTTGCGGATGTCATCCAGGGGCCTTGGCTTGTCGAGCAGATGCGTCTGCAAGCCGAGCATGTCGGCACCAGGCTGATCAACGACCATATTTCCGCGATCGACCTCAGCCGCCGGCCCTTCCAGGTCAAGGGCGACGGGGGAGACACCTATTCGGCTGACGCGCTGATCATCGCGACCGGGGCGCAGGCTCGCTGGCTCGGCCTGCCGTCCGAACACAAGTTTCAAGGCTTCGGCGTGTCGGCCTGCGCCACCTGCGATGGCTTCTTCTTCCGCAACAAGTCGGTCATCGTTATCGGCGGCGGCAATACGGCCGTCGAGGAAGCGCTCTATCTCGCGCAGATCGCCGCCAAGGTCACTCTTGTCCATCGCCGCGACAGCCTGCGCGCCGAGCGTATTCTGCAGCAGCGGCTGTTCGAGCATCCTCGCATCGATGTGGTGTGGAACAGCGAACTCAACGAAATTCGCGGCAATGAGGCGCCGCTCAATGTGACCGGCGTGCGTCTTCGCAATGTGCTGACGGGCGAGATCACCGAGCGGGAGACCGATGGCGTGTTCATCGCGATCGGCCACAAGCCGGCAAGCGAGCTCGTCGTGGGACAGCTTGATCTGACACCGTCGGGCTATATCCGCACAGTGCCCGGCTCCACCGCGACGTCGGTCCCCGGCGTCTTCGCCGCCGGCGATGTCACGGACGAGGTTTTCCGGCAAGCGGTGACAGCCGCCGGCCTCGGCTGCATGGCCGCGCTCGAGGCAGAACGCTGGCTTGTCACCGGCGAGGCCGACCTTCGGGCTGCCGAATGA
- a CDS encoding elongation factor G: MGDQGGRVSAGPRCIAIVGPQQSGKTTLLEALLARAGGLDRQGRVADGNTVGDASPEARAHLMSVEANVASLEFLGESYTFIDCPGSLEFRHDMCAVLPACDAAIVVCEADVRKLHALEVVLRELEEAGIPRLIFLNKVDTSSLEVRDALGLLQAASRTPLLMRQIPIWNDGIAVGFIDLALERAFIYREHAASEVVDLPEAELSAEKEARFSMLEKLADYDDTLMEALLEEIEPPRDRVFDDLARELREQHVVPVLIGASERGNGVTRLLKALRHEVPGVEGVVRRLGVGSDGPALAQVMKTTHLAQGGKLSLVRVLRGNLTEGDTVTGSGGNEARIAGILRQNGGATTRLPTAGLGDTVALARLEGIATGETLSAGRTAPEPLVSIAAPQPVYACALVTTDLKDDVRLTAALAKLMEGDPSLVVEQRPELGELRLAGQGEMHLRVALERLANRYGVQVAVRKPQVAYRETIRNTASARGRHKKQSGGHGQYGDVVIDIAPLNRGDGMIFADMISGGVIPRQYISSVEAGVREATGKGPLGFPVVDVEVTLKDGSYHTVDSSDMAFRAAARLALADALPKASPVLLEPVLGVELAVPSEVMVKITGLISARRGQILGYDKRPGWDGWDMVKAHIPEAEISDMIIELRSATQGVGTFSSSFDHFAELTGKAAEMVAQQAAHA; encoded by the coding sequence ATGGGAGATCAAGGCGGGAGAGTATCCGCTGGGCCGCGATGCATCGCCATCGTGGGTCCCCAGCAAAGCGGTAAGACAACGTTGCTGGAGGCGCTTCTTGCACGGGCCGGTGGGCTCGACCGTCAGGGCCGCGTTGCCGACGGCAATACGGTGGGCGATGCCAGTCCGGAAGCGCGCGCTCATTTGATGAGCGTGGAAGCCAATGTCGCTTCGCTCGAATTCCTGGGCGAGAGCTATACGTTCATCGATTGCCCCGGTTCCCTCGAATTTCGCCACGACATGTGCGCAGTCTTGCCGGCTTGCGATGCGGCCATCGTTGTCTGCGAGGCGGATGTCCGCAAACTGCACGCGCTGGAAGTCGTCCTGCGCGAACTCGAAGAGGCGGGCATTCCACGCCTCATCTTTCTGAACAAGGTCGATACCTCGTCTCTGGAGGTGAGGGATGCGCTTGGGCTGCTGCAGGCCGCATCGCGCACCCCTCTGCTGATGCGCCAGATCCCGATCTGGAATGACGGCATTGCCGTCGGCTTCATCGATCTCGCGCTGGAGAGGGCCTTCATCTATCGCGAACATGCGGCGAGTGAGGTCGTCGACCTGCCGGAGGCAGAGCTGTCTGCCGAGAAGGAGGCACGCTTCTCGATGCTCGAGAAGCTCGCGGATTATGACGACACCTTGATGGAAGCCCTGCTCGAGGAGATCGAGCCGCCGCGTGACCGTGTCTTCGATGATCTGGCGCGTGAGTTGCGGGAGCAGCACGTCGTGCCCGTCCTCATCGGCGCGAGCGAACGCGGCAACGGCGTCACGCGTCTATTGAAGGCGCTTCGGCATGAAGTGCCGGGTGTCGAAGGCGTGGTGAGACGGCTCGGCGTCGGGTCGGATGGGCCGGCGCTGGCGCAGGTCATGAAGACAACGCATCTGGCGCAGGGCGGCAAGCTTTCGCTCGTGCGGGTGCTGCGCGGCAACCTGACCGAAGGTGACACTGTAACCGGTTCCGGTGGCAACGAGGCCCGTATCGCGGGCATTTTGCGCCAGAACGGCGGGGCGACCACCCGCCTGCCGACGGCGGGTCTCGGGGACACGGTGGCCCTCGCGCGGCTGGAAGGGATCGCGACTGGCGAAACACTCAGTGCGGGGCGGACGGCGCCGGAGCCGCTCGTGAGCATCGCGGCGCCGCAGCCTGTCTACGCCTGCGCGCTGGTGACGACCGACCTCAAGGACGACGTGCGTTTGACGGCGGCGCTCGCCAAGCTCATGGAGGGCGATCCGTCGCTTGTTGTCGAACAGCGGCCCGAGCTTGGGGAATTGCGTCTGGCGGGGCAGGGCGAAATGCATCTGCGGGTGGCGCTGGAGCGTCTCGCCAATCGTTATGGCGTGCAAGTCGCGGTGCGCAAGCCGCAGGTCGCCTATCGCGAGACCATCCGTAACACGGCCTCCGCCCGGGGGCGGCACAAGAAACAATCGGGCGGCCACGGTCAATACGGCGACGTGGTCATCGACATCGCCCCCCTCAATCGCGGCGACGGCATGATCTTCGCGGATATGATCAGCGGCGGGGTCATACCCCGGCAGTATATCTCGTCGGTGGAAGCGGGCGTGCGCGAGGCGACAGGCAAGGGACCGCTCGGTTTCCCTGTGGTCGATGTCGAGGTGACCCTCAAGGACGGCTCCTATCATACGGTCGATTCCTCGGACATGGCTTTTCGCGCCGCCGCACGCCTTGCGCTCGCGGATGCCCTGCCCAAGGCCAGTCCGGTCCTCCTGGAGCCCGTGCTCGGGGTTGAACTGGCGGTGCCGTCCGAGGTTATGGTGAAGATCACCGGCCTGATCTCGGCGCGGCGGGGCCAGATCCTTGGGTATGACAAGCGGCCGGGCTGGGACGGATGGGATATGGTGAAGGCCCATATTCCGGAGGCCGAAATCAGCGACATGATTATCGAGCTGCGTTCGGCGACCCAGGGGGTGGGAACCTTCTCGTCAAGCTTCGATCATTTCGCGGAACTGACGGGCAAGGCCGCTGAAATGGTCGCGCAGCAGGCCGCGCACGCCTGA
- a CDS encoding LysR family transcriptional regulator — protein MDWDKVRIFYTVAEAGSFTRAGDDLGLSQSAVSRQVSALERELKAPLFHRHARGLILTEQGELLFRAARDMTMRLDSTRARLAESRERPSGNLRVTTTLGLGSHWLTPRLGEFLDLYPDVRVELILTDEELDLSMREADVAIRLRQPVQGDLIQRRLFTVHFHVYASTEYLKRFGQPDKLADLDSHRILTFGGAIPHYLLAAHWLATAGRDVKDPRAYHLVVNNITALKKATEKGSGIAVLPDYLVEPGLGLVQILTDVEMPSLDSYLVFPEEMKNVARVQVFRDFLISKAQRWTY, from the coding sequence GTGGATTGGGACAAAGTTCGTATCTTCTACACAGTTGCTGAAGCAGGGAGTTTCACCCGGGCCGGCGATGATCTCGGCCTCAGCCAGTCTGCCGTCAGCCGGCAGGTCAGCGCTCTTGAGCGAGAGCTGAAGGCGCCACTGTTTCATCGACACGCCCGTGGCCTCATCCTGACCGAGCAGGGCGAGCTATTGTTCCGCGCCGCGCGGGACATGACCATGCGGCTCGACTCGACCCGCGCCCGTCTCGCCGAATCCCGGGAACGCCCCTCGGGTAATCTGCGCGTCACCACGACACTGGGGCTCGGATCACATTGGCTGACGCCGCGCCTCGGCGAATTCCTGGACCTTTATCCCGACGTGCGCGTCGAGCTTATTCTTACCGATGAGGAACTCGACCTCTCCATGCGCGAGGCCGACGTCGCGATCCGGCTGCGCCAGCCGGTTCAGGGTGACCTGATCCAGCGACGGCTGTTCACAGTGCATTTCCATGTCTATGCGTCCACCGAGTATCTCAAGCGCTTCGGCCAGCCGGACAAGCTCGCCGATCTCGACAGCCACCGCATCCTGACATTCGGCGGCGCGATCCCGCATTATCTGCTCGCCGCCCATTGGCTCGCGACGGCGGGCCGCGACGTCAAGGACCCGCGCGCCTATCACCTCGTGGTCAACAATATCACGGCGCTCAAGAAGGCCACGGAGAAGGGCTCAGGTATAGCGGTCTTGCCGGACTATCTCGTCGAACCCGGGCTTGGCCTTGTGCAGATCCTCACCGATGTGGAGATGCCGTCGCTCGACAGCTACCTCGTCTTTCCCGAAGAGATGAAGAATGTGGCGCGCGTCCAGGTTTTCCGGGACTTCCTGATCAGCAAGGCCCAACGCTGGACCTACTGA
- a CDS encoding DUF992 domain-containing protein, with protein sequence MGLVSFTRKIFVRALGLAAVGGLMAAAPVFTSAAEAQSGGNVRVGRLTCSVSGGAGFIITSSKALSCVFRGTGGRRDHYAGTIRKFGLDIGATTGGTMIWDVYATGNRTVAGMLAGTYAGVSGEATVVGGVGANVLVGGSRRSISLQPLSIQGQEGFNLALGVADLQLHSVR encoded by the coding sequence ATGGGATTGGTTAGCTTTACACGAAAGATCTTTGTGCGTGCTCTCGGACTCGCGGCTGTCGGCGGCCTCATGGCAGCCGCGCCGGTGTTCACGAGCGCGGCTGAGGCCCAGAGCGGGGGGAATGTCCGCGTCGGCCGGCTCACGTGCTCGGTTTCCGGGGGCGCCGGTTTCATCATCACCTCCTCGAAGGCACTGAGTTGCGTGTTCAGAGGTACGGGCGGGCGGCGTGACCACTATGCCGGCACCATTCGCAAGTTCGGCCTCGATATCGGCGCCACCACCGGCGGCACCATGATCTGGGATGTGTATGCCACCGGAAACCGCACCGTCGCGGGGATGCTCGCTGGAACCTATGCGGGCGTGTCGGGCGAGGCGACCGTCGTTGGTGGCGTGGGCGCCAATGTGCTCGTTGGCGGATCTCGCCGCTCCATCAGCCTGCAGCCTCTTTCGATCCAGGGCCAGGAGGGCTTCAACCTCGCCCTCGGCGTCGCTGACCTTCAGCTGCACAGCGTCCGCTGA
- a CDS encoding AMP-binding protein, with protein MAGEDRGGETHLATNETAPWFSAYPDSIPHAIEPRGTLADLFSTAIAQFDSRPAFKSFGSVLSYRALGQAADKVTAWLQAQGFVKGDRIAIMMPNVLAFPAVMIGAIRGGYTVVNVNPLYTAIELTHQLQDAGARAMFVLENFAHTVEMARPDLGLDAVVVVAPGDLMGWKGHLVNAVSRHMKRAVPPFALPGHHRLSAIMAAPAGRVSPVAIDGADIAFLQYTGGTTGTPKGAMLTHRNIVANVAQIRAWVGAWVPDGLEGQVMVTALPLYHIFSLTACCISRFVCGACSLLIANPRDIAGLVKTLQKERFTMLCGVNTLFNAILNHPGAKEIDFSRLAFCVSGGMATQAAVAERWKDLTGQPIIEGYGLSETSPVVSVNRLDIEAFTGTIGYPLPSTKVVIRAPGASDDLPIGSVGELCVRGPQVMAGYWRQPDATAAVMTADGFFRTGDLAVMEADGALRIVDRIKDMVIVSGFNVYPTEVEDVLVRHPKVLEAAVIGLPDAQSGEMVAAYIVRRDASLTDEEIRTFARQSLTPYKMPRQIIFCDSLPKSNVGKVLRRVLRETVLDGHPSASST; from the coding sequence ATGGCGGGCGAGGATAGGGGAGGCGAGACCCATCTCGCCACGAATGAGACGGCGCCCTGGTTCTCGGCTTATCCAGACTCAATCCCTCACGCGATAGAGCCGCGCGGCACCCTGGCGGATCTGTTCAGCACGGCGATCGCGCAGTTCGACAGCCGCCCGGCCTTCAAGAGCTTCGGCTCGGTATTGAGCTACCGGGCTCTTGGGCAGGCGGCTGACAAAGTCACCGCCTGGCTGCAGGCGCAAGGATTCGTGAAGGGCGACCGGATCGCCATCATGATGCCGAACGTGCTCGCCTTTCCCGCGGTGATGATCGGCGCCATCCGCGGCGGTTACACGGTCGTCAATGTCAATCCGCTCTATACCGCGATCGAGCTGACCCACCAGCTCCAGGATGCGGGCGCGCGTGCCATGTTCGTCCTGGAGAATTTCGCACATACCGTCGAGATGGCGCGGCCGGATCTCGGGCTCGACGCCGTTGTGGTGGTCGCCCCCGGCGATCTCATGGGGTGGAAGGGCCATCTCGTCAACGCCGTTTCGCGGCACATGAAGCGCGCCGTGCCGCCCTTCGCCTTGCCGGGACACCACAGGCTCAGCGCCATCATGGCCGCCCCGGCCGGACGGGTGTCACCCGTCGCCATCGACGGCGCGGATATCGCTTTCCTGCAATACACCGGGGGGACCACGGGAACACCGAAGGGCGCGATGCTGACGCACCGCAATATCGTCGCCAATGTCGCCCAGATCCGCGCCTGGGTCGGCGCCTGGGTGCCCGATGGCCTCGAAGGGCAGGTTATGGTGACGGCGTTGCCCCTCTATCATATCTTCTCACTGACCGCCTGCTGTATCAGCCGCTTCGTCTGCGGCGCCTGCTCGCTTCTGATCGCCAATCCGCGTGATATCGCGGGGCTGGTGAAGACCCTCCAGAAGGAGCGCTTCACGATGCTCTGCGGCGTGAACACCCTGTTCAATGCCATCCTGAACCATCCGGGAGCGAAGGAGATCGACTTCTCACGGCTTGCCTTTTGCGTGTCGGGAGGCATGGCGACCCAGGCGGCGGTGGCGGAGCGCTGGAAGGACCTGACGGGCCAGCCGATCATCGAGGGCTATGGCCTTTCGGAAACCTCGCCCGTGGTGTCCGTCAACCGGCTCGATATCGAGGCGTTCACGGGCACAATCGGCTATCCCCTGCCGTCGACCAAGGTGGTCATCCGTGCCCCGGGCGCGAGCGATGATTTGCCGATCGGCAGCGTTGGCGAGCTGTGCGTGCGTGGCCCGCAGGTGATGGCCGGTTACTGGCGACAACCGGACGCGACAGCCGCGGTGATGACCGCGGACGGCTTCTTCCGCACCGGCGATCTTGCCGTGATGGAAGCGGATGGCGCGTTGCGGATCGTCGATCGCATCAAGGACATGGTGATCGTCTCGGGTTTCAACGTCTATCCGACCGAGGTGGAGGACGTGCTGGTGCGGCATCCGAAGGTACTGGAGGCGGCCGTGATCGGCTTGCCGGACGCGCAGTCGGGTGAAATGGTCGCTGCTTACATCGTGCGGCGCGATGCGAGCCTGACGGATGAGGAGATCAGGACCTTCGCGCGCCAGTCGCTTACGCCTTACAAGATGCCGCGGCAGATCATCTTCTGCGACAGCCTGCCGAAGTCCAATGTGGGCAAGGTCCTGCGCCGCGTCCTGCGCGAGACCGTGCTCGACGGGCATCCGTCGGCGTCAAGCACCTGA
- the msrP gene encoding protein-methionine-sulfoxide reductase catalytic subunit MsrP: MFVRAKRGWDIPEREAVEEAIFLNRRAFMAGGTAMALAAGGQALAADSPYPAARNDRYKLAQPVTPESDNTNYNNFYEFGFSKRVASAAEALPISPWTVKIDGLVEKPFEIAFEDLLRRVSLEERLYRHRCVEAWSMAVPWTGFPMRALVDMARPLGSAKYVVMKTFLNPKVAPAQKQTWYPWPYTEGLTIAEATNELTFMVTGAYGKPLPKVMGAPIRLATPWKYGFKSIKSIVAISFSETRPVSYWESLQNSEYGFWANVNPDVAHPRWSQAREEVLGTGEYRPTVIYNGYGEYVADMYKGMEGERLFM, encoded by the coding sequence ATGTTCGTCAGAGCAAAACGTGGCTGGGATATTCCCGAACGTGAAGCTGTTGAAGAGGCGATCTTTCTCAATCGCCGCGCTTTCATGGCGGGTGGTACCGCGATGGCGCTTGCCGCCGGCGGGCAGGCACTTGCCGCAGACAGCCCCTATCCGGCGGCCCGCAATGATCGCTACAAGCTCGCCCAGCCGGTGACGCCGGAGAGCGACAACACCAACTACAACAATTTCTACGAGTTCGGCTTCTCCAAGCGCGTCGCCTCCGCAGCCGAGGCGCTGCCGATCTCGCCTTGGACGGTCAAGATTGACGGCCTCGTCGAGAAGCCGTTCGAGATCGCCTTCGAGGATCTTCTGCGGCGCGTCAGCCTGGAGGAGCGCCTCTATCGGCACCGCTGCGTCGAGGCATGGTCAATGGCCGTGCCATGGACGGGCTTTCCGATGCGCGCATTGGTGGATATGGCGCGACCGCTCGGCTCTGCCAAATATGTCGTGATGAAGACCTTCCTCAATCCGAAGGTGGCGCCCGCGCAGAAGCAGACGTGGTATCCTTGGCCCTATACTGAGGGGCTCACCATCGCCGAGGCGACCAATGAGCTCACATTCATGGTCACGGGCGCCTACGGCAAACCGTTGCCCAAGGTGATGGGCGCGCCGATCAGGCTGGCGACTCCCTGGAAATACGGCTTCAAGTCCATCAAGTCGATCGTCGCCATCTCCTTCTCGGAGACGCGTCCGGTCAGCTATTGGGAGAGCCTGCAAAACTCCGAGTACGGCTTCTGGGCCAATGTGAACCCCGATGTTGCCCATCCCCGCTGGAGCCAGGCGCGCGAGGAGGTGCTGGGCACGGGCGAATATCGGCCGACCGTGATCTACAACGGCTACGGGGAATACGTCGCCGACATGTACAAGGGAATGGAAGGGGAACGCCTCTTCATGTAG